The Clostridioides sp. ES-S-0010-02 genome window below encodes:
- a CDS encoding sigma 54-interacting transcriptional regulator — translation MKNEIVVIAPSKLFSDTVYEVLEELHIKIPSYIATGKETIELADNIINLGTKVIITRGQNVDLLRKHVSIPIVDVGYKYEDIFYSYKKALKYSSKIGFIGLESSYKTAKRFKEISNFDLEIPKLNSLSEFEDTIKELIDNGTEIFIGGKTTKEITSKYNKLCIETEVEKSSIHASINEAIHLYNIGIEKRINNSITEEILECTHSGIIAIDKNHSPLFINNQAKRLLFNQVDKFIKDYLTSGDISDSLKNGHSLCNNIINFKGSSLTFDCFPIIIDSLHFGCVATIQDIENIQSTEKEIRESLISKSHCAKNNFNDILGSSDALMHSVNMAKKFAKSNSTIIITGESGTGKEIFAQSIHNYSNRFNGPFVAINCAAIPENILESELFGYVKGAFTGARNEGKAGVFELAHNGTIFLDEIGEISKDVQVKLLRVLQEREVTRIGDTKVVPINVRVITATNKDLVEQIDNNNFREDLFYRLCVLKLDLPPLRERKEDIEQLTYAIISHYNKPVSISDSALKILSRYDFPGNIRQLKNIVERLVVMCDDNFIDEYLVSEILTSEPHFRKDISLTTTIDYSPILEENKIVDYEKKLILETLEKNNGVKSVTASQLGISTTTLWRKLKKYQLSD, via the coding sequence ATGAAAAATGAGATAGTAGTCATTGCTCCCTCTAAGTTATTTTCAGATACTGTATATGAAGTACTTGAAGAATTACATATAAAAATTCCATCATACATTGCTACAGGTAAAGAAACTATAGAACTAGCAGATAACATAATTAACTTAGGCACTAAAGTAATAATTACTCGTGGACAAAATGTTGATTTATTGCGTAAACATGTCTCAATTCCTATAGTGGATGTTGGATACAAATACGAAGACATATTTTATTCATATAAAAAAGCACTTAAGTATTCTTCAAAAATAGGATTTATAGGTTTAGAATCATCATATAAAACTGCTAAACGATTTAAAGAAATCTCCAATTTTGATTTAGAAATACCTAAGTTAAATTCTCTTTCTGAATTTGAAGATACAATAAAAGAATTAATTGATAATGGCACTGAGATTTTCATAGGTGGTAAAACAACAAAAGAAATCACCTCTAAATACAATAAACTCTGTATAGAGACTGAAGTTGAAAAGTCTTCTATTCATGCGTCTATCAATGAAGCAATTCATCTATATAACATAGGAATTGAAAAGAGAATAAATAACTCTATTACAGAAGAAATTCTAGAATGTACACATAGTGGTATAATTGCCATTGATAAAAATCACTCACCACTTTTTATAAATAATCAAGCAAAAAGGTTACTATTTAACCAAGTTGATAAATTTATAAAAGATTATTTAACTTCTGGTGATATTTCAGATTCACTAAAAAATGGGCACTCTCTATGTAACAATATAATTAATTTTAAAGGTTCTTCCCTTACATTTGATTGTTTCCCGATTATAATTGATAGTTTGCATTTTGGATGTGTTGCAACCATACAAGATATCGAAAATATTCAATCAACAGAAAAAGAAATAAGAGAGAGTTTAATTTCAAAATCTCATTGTGCAAAGAACAATTTTAACGATATATTGGGTTCAAGTGATGCATTAATGCACTCGGTAAACATGGCTAAGAAATTTGCTAAATCTAATTCTACAATCATAATTACTGGTGAATCTGGTACTGGAAAAGAAATATTTGCTCAAAGTATTCATAACTATAGCAATAGATTTAATGGACCTTTTGTGGCTATAAACTGTGCAGCTATACCTGAAAATATACTTGAAAGTGAATTATTCGGATATGTAAAGGGAGCTTTTACAGGTGCTAGAAATGAAGGGAAAGCAGGTGTCTTTGAATTGGCACATAATGGGACTATATTTTTAGATGAAATTGGAGAAATTTCTAAAGATGTTCAAGTCAAACTACTTAGAGTATTACAGGAGAGGGAAGTAACTAGAATAGGGGATACTAAAGTTGTACCTATTAATGTAAGAGTTATAACAGCTACTAATAAAGATTTAGTGGAGCAGATTGATAATAATAATTTTAGAGAAGATTTATTTTACAGACTTTGTGTGTTGAAGTTAGATTTACCTCCTCTTAGAGAGCGAAAAGAAGATATCGAACAACTTACATATGCTATTATATCTCATTATAACAAACCAGTGTCAATATCTGATTCTGCACTTAAAATTTTAAGTAGATATGACTTTCCTGGTAATATAAGACAATTAAAAAATATAGTAGAAAGACTAGTAGTTATGTGTGATGATAATTTTATAGATGAGTACTTAGTTTCTGAAATTTTAACTTCTGAGCCACATTTTCGAAAGGATATAAGTTTAACTACTACAATAGATTATTCTCCTATTTTGGAAGAGAATAAAATCGTAGATTATGAAAAAAAATTAATTCTTGAGACGTTAGAGAAAAATAATGGAGTAAAATCTGTTACTGCAAGTCAGTTGGGTATCAGTACTACTACTCTTTGGCGTAAACTTAAAAAGTATCAACTTTCAGATTAA
- a CDS encoding DNA alkylation repair protein, whose product MIDDLLQAIKKQIRKWSSEFYSLDIYDLSCQNLFENTPYVQPLITRWTKCNSIFLKRVGFVLITRYPNG is encoded by the coding sequence ATGATTGATGACCTACTACAAGCAATTAAGAAACAAATTAGAAAATGGTCATCTGAATTTTATTCATTGGATATTTACGATTTATCCTGCCAAAACTTATTTGAAAATACTCCTTATGTACAGCCACTTATAACAAGATGGACAAAGTGTAATAGTATTTTCTTGAAAAGAGTAGGATTTGTATTGATTACAAGATATCCCAATGGATAA
- a CDS encoding hydroxyacid dehydrogenase — translation MGWKILLPQEIMQEGRDYLESRGHELITGSGMETKDIINDIKGIDAIIVRLSKITREVFEAADNLKVIVRHGAGFDTVDLDAAKEFGVQVLYCPVANSTSVAEVTLMYMLYCSRNYTKVRKSFIDDYYKAKLRTPKCELDGKTVGIIGCGNIGSRVAKMCMDGFNMKVVAYDPYKPSKDFPQGVEVTRDISKIYKESDFVSVHCPTTSVTKHFIGKEQFSMMKETAFFINAARGSVVDEQALYEACRDNIIAGAGLDVLQQEPVDSKNPILYLDNVVVSPHIGAATKEATNRASLHSAIGVNEVFEGKNPTWPVKSIDWDNATIYND, via the coding sequence ATGGGTTGGAAAATATTATTACCACAAGAAATAATGCAAGAGGGAAGAGATTACTTAGAAAGTAGAGGACATGAACTGATAACTGGTTCAGGCATGGAGACTAAAGATATAATAAATGATATAAAAGGTATTGATGCAATTATAGTTAGGTTATCTAAAATAACAAGAGAGGTATTTGAAGCTGCTGATAACTTAAAAGTAATAGTACGTCATGGAGCAGGATTTGATACTGTAGATTTAGATGCAGCAAAAGAATTTGGTGTTCAAGTATTGTATTGTCCAGTAGCAAATAGTACTTCTGTTGCAGAAGTAACACTAATGTATATGTTATACTGCTCTAGAAATTATACAAAAGTAAGAAAAAGTTTTATAGATGACTATTATAAAGCTAAGCTGAGAACTCCTAAATGTGAGCTTGATGGAAAAACTGTAGGAATTATTGGATGTGGAAACATAGGTTCAAGAGTTGCTAAGATGTGTATGGATGGATTCAATATGAAAGTGGTTGCATATGACCCATATAAACCATCTAAAGACTTCCCACAAGGTGTAGAAGTAACTAGAGATATAAGCAAAATATATAAAGAAAGTGATTTTGTTTCTGTTCACTGTCCAACAACTTCTGTCACTAAACATTTTATAGGAAAAGAACAGTTTAGTATGATGAAAGAAACAGCATTTTTTATAAATGCAGCAAGAGGAAGTGTTGTAGATGAACAAGCTTTATATGAAGCATGTAGAGATAATATTATAGCAGGTGCTGGCTTAGATGTATTACAACAAGAGCCAGTAGATTCTAAAAACCCTATATTGTATTTAGATAATGTTGTGGTATCTCCTCATATAGGAGCAGCAACTAAAGAAGCTACTAATAGAGCCTCTTTACACTCTGCAATTGGAGTTAATGAGGTATTTGAAGGTAAAAACCCTACTTGGCCAGTAAAATCAATAGATTGGGACAATGCAACGATATACAATGATTAG
- a CDS encoding ATP-binding cassette domain-containing protein: MKSITIYPGKNKLGNTENFESLTFYRGHIYSIVGNTGSGKSRLIKDIEQFVNKDSLTNRKVVIDNMEVAIEERNKFSTNLISHLSQNMRFVLDSTVEEFLVIHKECKNNTSVSIKEVLDVANSITAEPISLSQDLTSLSGGQTRALMIADVAFISNNPIVLIDEIENAGINKNVALDILLKSDKLIFIVTHDPHTALIAEKRIIMKNGSIFKVINKTNEEKEILGKLKDIYEFQLECQYKLRKGETLHEKC; the protein is encoded by the coding sequence ATGAAAAGTATAACCATATATCCTGGAAAAAACAAACTTGGTAATACAGAGAACTTTGAATCTCTAACTTTTTATAGAGGTCATATTTATTCCATTGTAGGTAATACTGGTTCTGGTAAAAGCAGGTTAATCAAAGATATAGAGCAGTTTGTCAATAAAGATTCTTTGACTAATCGAAAAGTAGTCATTGATAATATGGAAGTTGCTATTGAGGAAAGAAATAAATTTTCTACAAATCTCATTTCTCATCTTAGCCAAAATATGAGGTTTGTTCTTGATTCTACAGTCGAGGAATTTTTAGTTATACATAAAGAATGTAAAAACAATACTTCTGTCTCAATAAAAGAAGTATTAGATGTAGCAAATTCCATAACAGCAGAACCTATTTCCCTATCTCAAGACCTTACATCATTGAGTGGGGGACAGACACGTGCCTTAATGATTGCAGATGTTGCTTTCATTTCAAATAATCCTATTGTTTTGATAGATGAAATAGAGAATGCTGGAATAAATAAAAATGTTGCTTTAGATATCTTATTGAAAAGTGATAAACTGATTTTTATAGTTACTCATGACCCTCATACAGCACTTATAGCAGAGAAGCGTATAATAATGAAAAATGGTTCAATCTTCAAAGTAATCAATAAGACTAACGAAGAAAAAGAAATCTTAGGCAAACTTAAAGATATATATGAATTTCAACTAGAATGTCAATATAAATTAAGAAAAGGAGAGACTCTTCATGAAAAATGTTAG
- a CDS encoding cobalamin biosynthesis protein P47K, whose protein sequence is MKTILISGSSSVGKTALIKHLIPYLKSNGLNPSICKIDCLATDDDLIYKKLNIPYIIGLSKDICPDHFLISNINELILWAKNKSSDILLIETAGLCNRCSPATNKTLHICVCDCTSSFKTPQKLGPMLSESDAIVLSKIDMVSQAEREIISFNIKKINPNSNIFFIDGLVGFGVELISNYINNANILNNDEHLLRHTMPSGVCSYCIGECRIGDEFQQGIVSKMNFRGEF, encoded by the coding sequence ATGAAAACTATATTAATTTCTGGGTCATCCTCTGTAGGGAAGACCGCTTTAATAAAACATTTAATTCCATATCTTAAGTCTAATGGGCTTAACCCTTCAATATGTAAGATAGATTGTCTAGCTACTGATGATGATTTAATATATAAGAAATTGAATATACCTTATATTATTGGACTTAGTAAAGACATATGTCCAGACCATTTTCTTATATCAAACATAAACGAACTTATACTTTGGGCTAAAAATAAAAGTAGCGATATTTTACTAATAGAAACTGCTGGGCTTTGCAATAGGTGTTCACCTGCAACAAATAAAACACTACACATATGTGTATGTGATTGTACATCTAGCTTTAAGACTCCTCAAAAACTAGGTCCTATGTTAAGTGAAAGTGATGCCATAGTTCTAAGTAAAATAGACATGGTATCACAAGCAGAAAGAGAGATAATATCATTCAATATAAAAAAAATAAATCCTAATTCTAATATATTCTTTATAGATGGATTAGTTGGTTTTGGTGTAGAGCTAATTTCAAACTATATAAACAATGCTAATATTCTAAACAATGACGAACATTTATTGAGACATACAATGCCAAGTGGGGTGTGTTCTTATTGTATTGGAGAATGTAGAATTGGTGATGAATTCCAACAAGGCATAGTTTCTAAAATGAATTTTAGAGGTGAATTTTAA
- a CDS encoding amidohydrolase family protein, protein MLDLLIVNGHVIDPKNNVNGNKTIAIYNGKVTEYKHGDKAKHTIDARGKFVFPGLIDAHAHMFADGTEIGIYPDSTYLPTGVTSAIDCSAGVANYQLFKSSIVARSKVNIKSFLQVCSAGLVTTSYHECIDPKYFNHEKIERIYNENKDNILGLKIRLSENLVEGLGIEPLKETIKIAEKIGCPVEVHCTNLPVPTEDVLNILRPGDIFEHVYQGVQNTILDSNGNLYECVKKARERGIIFDTGEGRKHGDFEVMQKAKEQGFIADICSTDLVLESMFRRPIFSLPNLMSRYICMGISLYDVVKMTTQNPAKLMKMENQIGCLSEGANADVAIFDIMDVKQTYTDWKGSKFEADKLLKTEMTIKNGFIVYCAPDYIYEN, encoded by the coding sequence ATGCTAGATTTACTTATTGTAAATGGACACGTAATAGACCCTAAAAATAATGTAAATGGCAATAAAACAATTGCTATATACAATGGAAAAGTAACTGAATATAAACATGGTGATAAGGCAAAACACACAATAGATGCAAGAGGTAAATTTGTTTTTCCAGGGCTGATTGATGCACATGCTCATATGTTTGCAGATGGAACTGAAATTGGTATATATCCAGATAGCACATATCTTCCAACAGGCGTTACTAGTGCAATTGATTGTTCAGCAGGAGTAGCAAACTACCAACTCTTTAAATCTTCAATTGTGGCTAGAAGTAAAGTAAATATAAAAAGTTTCTTACAAGTTTGTTCAGCGGGATTAGTAACTACTAGCTATCATGAATGTATTGACCCAAAGTATTTCAATCATGAAAAAATAGAACGAATATACAATGAAAATAAAGATAATATATTAGGTCTAAAAATAAGATTAAGTGAAAATTTAGTAGAAGGTCTAGGAATAGAGCCATTAAAGGAGACTATTAAAATAGCTGAAAAAATAGGATGCCCTGTTGAGGTGCATTGTACAAATTTACCAGTTCCTACAGAGGATGTGTTAAATATCTTAAGACCAGGAGATATATTTGAACATGTATATCAAGGTGTTCAAAACACTATCCTCGACTCAAATGGCAATTTATACGAATGTGTAAAGAAAGCAAGAGAAAGAGGAATCATATTTGATACAGGAGAAGGTAGAAAACATGGTGATTTTGAAGTCATGCAAAAAGCAAAAGAACAAGGATTTATAGCTGATATTTGTAGTACAGATTTGGTATTGGAAAGCATGTTTAGAAGACCTATATTCTCTCTACCAAATCTTATGTCTAGATACATATGTATGGGAATAAGTCTATATGATGTTGTAAAAATGACAACACAAAATCCAGCTAAACTTATGAAAATGGAAAATCAGATAGGATGTCTATCAGAAGGTGCAAATGCAGATGTAGCAATATTTGACATTATGGATGTTAAACAAACTTATACAGATTGGAAAGGTAGTAAATTCGAGGCAGATAAATTATTAAAAACAGAAATGACAATTAAAAATGGATTTATAGTATATTGTGCCCCAGATTACATATATGAAAATTAA
- a CDS encoding DASS family sodium-coupled anion symporter translates to MNKKQLMKFLLVAAIPIIIWNLPAPQGLKKETWDIVALYLGLLAGLIIKPFKEPIITLIIVGVALMFMDESILLHGYSDKMTWFLVVVTIVCTAFVKTGLGKRMAYNLLLRAGDSTLGLGYLMMISDLILSPATGSNSSRTTIIYPIFRNIAEGAGSKPDDEPKKLGAYLTVLTYVVSQGTAALFLTGMATNAITVSLAASMLGVNLTWGTWFMASIVPAGLFLLVAPLIVYKIYKPGLTHLTDIKPQIRKDLESLGAITKHEKVLVVFFILAILGWMFGEKIPFVNLNMQVVGFVFLALVLIAGILDWDDVIGAKGAWNIFIWYGAFYGIAGSLADAGFYTWLADKLGTVLNLSDVNGLLVTIVLLLVSLAVRYFFVSNSAFVASFYPVLFAIVLSTKANPMVVTLLLAFFASYGALLTHYGNGAGLIAFASGYVSQKDFWKVGTIMVMVALAIFLVIGLPYWKIIGLW, encoded by the coding sequence ATGAATAAAAAACAGTTGATGAAATTCTTACTTGTTGCAGCTATACCAATAATTATATGGAATTTACCTGCACCACAAGGATTAAAAAAAGAAACTTGGGATATTGTTGCTTTATATCTAGGTTTACTAGCAGGTCTTATTATTAAACCATTTAAAGAACCAATCATTACTTTAATCATTGTAGGTGTAGCACTTATGTTTATGGATGAGTCAATACTACTTCATGGATATTCAGATAAGATGACTTGGTTTTTAGTTGTTGTAACTATTGTCTGTACAGCTTTTGTAAAGACAGGATTAGGAAAACGTATGGCATACAACCTTTTGCTAAGAGCAGGAGATTCTACCTTAGGACTTGGATACCTAATGATGATAAGTGATTTAATACTTAGCCCTGCTACAGGTTCAAATTCATCTAGAACAACTATTATCTACCCTATATTTAGAAATATAGCAGAAGGTGCAGGTTCTAAACCTGATGATGAACCTAAAAAATTAGGTGCATATTTAACAGTATTAACATATGTAGTATCTCAAGGAACAGCAGCATTATTTTTGACAGGTATGGCAACCAATGCGATAACAGTTTCTTTGGCAGCAAGTATGTTAGGTGTTAACTTAACTTGGGGAACTTGGTTTATGGCATCAATCGTACCAGCAGGTTTATTCTTACTAGTAGCACCACTTATAGTATATAAGATATACAAACCAGGTTTAACTCATTTAACAGATATTAAACCACAGATAAGAAAAGATTTGGAATCATTAGGTGCTATTACAAAACATGAAAAGGTACTAGTTGTATTCTTTATTCTTGCAATTCTTGGATGGATGTTTGGTGAAAAAATACCTTTTGTAAACTTAAATATGCAAGTAGTAGGATTTGTATTCTTAGCATTAGTTCTTATAGCAGGCATTTTAGATTGGGATGATGTTATTGGTGCTAAAGGAGCATGGAATATATTTATATGGTATGGTGCATTTTATGGTATTGCTGGCTCATTAGCTGATGCAGGTTTTTACACTTGGTTAGCTGATAAATTAGGTACAGTATTAAATCTATCAGATGTAAATGGATTATTAGTTACAATAGTACTATTGTTAGTGAGTTTGGCAGTTAGATACTTCTTTGTATCAAACAGTGCATTTGTAGCATCTTTTTATCCTGTACTATTTGCAATAGTTTTATCTACTAAGGCAAATCCGATGGTAGTTACATTATTACTAGCATTCTTTGCAAGTTATGGAGCTTTATTGACTCATTATGGAAATGGAGCTGGTCTTATAGCCTTTGCATCAGGATATGTATCTCAAAAAGATTTCTGGAAAGTAGGCACTATCATGGTAATGGTTGCATTAGCAATATTCTTAGTAATAGGCTTACCTTACTGGAAAATAATTGGATTATGGTAA
- a CDS encoding PadR family transcriptional regulator, giving the protein MATIDLIVLGIVKQQPQSAYDIQKVVEYRNISRWVKISTPSIYKKVIQLEEKGYIQSTIVREGRMPEKAIYSLTELGEKHFLDLMFDTASKPVNIFLDFNAVIVNLYSLTPEKQKLCLNSIEENIQVLKSYIEENINTKSNVPETGKAILDQQLVLAQTLETWVNSLKAILDVDSERG; this is encoded by the coding sequence ATGGCAACGATAGATTTAATTGTACTGGGTATAGTAAAGCAACAGCCTCAGAGTGCTTATGATATTCAAAAAGTGGTGGAATATAGAAATATATCACGCTGGGTTAAAATCAGTACACCATCAATTTATAAGAAGGTAATTCAATTAGAAGAAAAAGGTTATATCCAAAGCACAATTGTAAGAGAGGGGAGAATGCCAGAAAAAGCAATTTACTCTTTAACAGAATTGGGTGAAAAACATTTTTTAGACTTAATGTTTGATACAGCTTCAAAGCCAGTAAATATTTTTCTGGATTTCAATGCTGTAATAGTAAATTTATACAGTCTTACACCAGAAAAGCAAAAGTTGTGTCTTAATAGTATTGAAGAAAATATACAAGTATTGAAGTCGTATATAGAGGAAAATATAAACACAAAATCGAATGTACCAGAAACAGGTAAGGCTATTTTAGACCAGCAATTGGTATTAGCTCAAACATTAGAAACATGGGTGAATTCTCTAAAGGCTATTCTAGATGTTGACAGTGAAAGAGGTTAA
- a CDS encoding MATE family efflux transporter, which yields MKEINKKIELLGSAPIPKALLSMGLPTMIGMMITALYNLVDAYFVGGLGTSQMGAISVAFPLGQIIVGLGLLFGNGAASYIARLLGHGDKEKAGKVASTAIYSSIIVGILFIIVIMILLNPVLKLLGATKSIMPYAMSYASIYVVSSIFNVFNVTMTNIVTSEGAAKTTMCAMLLGALLNIVLDPIFIYTFGMGVKGASIATALSQMISTLVYIRYIFSKKSMFSFRIKECCFSNEIMSEILKIGVPTLIFQLLTSLAITLTNMEATKYGDSVIAGMGAVTRIMSLGSLIVFGFIKGFQPIAGYNFGSKNYDRLHQAIKTSIAWTTLFCVVLGLVMVFFPTAIISQFTSGDVLLIENGSKALRANGFSFMLFGFYTVYSTLFLALGKAKEGGLLGMCRQGICFIPIILIIPIFWGLNGILYAQPIADFAAAIIAGFMAIKLHKELHTLKINSISSK from the coding sequence ATGAAAGAAATCAACAAAAAAATTGAATTATTAGGGTCTGCCCCAATACCAAAAGCCTTGTTATCTATGGGATTACCTACTATGATAGGTATGATGATAACTGCATTGTACAATTTGGTAGATGCATACTTTGTAGGTGGTCTTGGAACAAGTCAAATGGGTGCTATATCCGTTGCATTTCCACTAGGTCAGATTATTGTGGGATTAGGATTATTATTTGGAAATGGAGCTGCTTCCTACATTGCCAGACTCCTAGGTCATGGAGATAAGGAAAAAGCAGGCAAAGTTGCTAGTACAGCTATTTACAGCAGTATAATAGTTGGTATATTATTTATTATTGTCATTATGATTCTTCTCAATCCTGTTTTAAAATTATTAGGAGCTACAAAAAGTATTATGCCTTATGCAATGTCTTATGCTAGTATCTATGTCGTATCATCTATTTTTAATGTATTTAATGTCACTATGACTAATATTGTCACAAGTGAAGGAGCTGCTAAAACAACCATGTGCGCTATGCTATTAGGTGCATTGCTTAATATAGTTTTAGACCCAATATTCATTTATACCTTTGGCATGGGTGTAAAAGGGGCTTCCATTGCAACTGCTCTTTCTCAGATGATTTCAACACTTGTTTATATCAGGTACATTTTTAGCAAGAAAAGTATGTTTAGTTTTAGAATTAAAGAATGTTGTTTTTCAAATGAAATCATGTCAGAAATTTTAAAGATTGGTGTACCTACTTTAATATTCCAGTTATTGACTAGTCTCGCTATCACATTAACTAATATGGAAGCTACAAAATATGGTGACTCTGTGATAGCTGGAATGGGTGCAGTAACACGAATAATGTCTTTGGGAAGTCTTATCGTATTTGGGTTTATAAAAGGCTTCCAACCAATTGCTGGTTATAATTTTGGCTCAAAGAACTATGATAGATTACACCAAGCAATAAAAACATCTATAGCATGGACTACTCTATTTTGTGTAGTACTTGGTCTTGTAATGGTGTTTTTTCCAACAGCTATAATTTCACAATTTACAAGTGGTGATGTGTTATTAATTGAAAATGGTAGTAAGGCTCTTAGAGCAAATGGATTTTCATTTATGTTATTTGGTTTTTATACAGTATATTCTACATTGTTCCTTGCACTAGGAAAAGCAAAGGAAGGTGGGTTACTGGGTATGTGTAGACAAGGTATATGTTTTATTCCTATAATCTTGATTATTCCTATATTTTGGGGATTAAATGGTATTTTATATGCACAACCAATAGCTGATTTTGCTGCTGCAATAATCGCAGGTTTTATGGCAATAAAACTACATAAAGAGCTTCATACTTTAAAAATAAATTCTATTTCTTCTAAGTAA
- a CDS encoding Crp/Fnr family transcriptional regulator, translated as MLSQNDIDILTQSLSFWDKLTDSQKSLLISSANISHFKKGNSIHCGDSDCIGILIIKSGTIRTYILSDEGREVTLFRLDNGDVCILSASCILNTITFDVYVDAETDCDIIQISSSVFSKLSTENIHAELFSYKLATERFSDVMWAMQQILFMSFDKRLASFLVDEITKNNNTTINMTHEQIAKYMGSAREVVSRMLKYFAREGLVSLSRGGVKVLDKDRLRSLTL; from the coding sequence ATGCTTTCACAAAACGATATTGATATACTTACACAAAGTTTATCTTTTTGGGATAAACTCACTGACTCACAAAAAAGCTTATTAATCTCTTCAGCCAATATATCCCACTTTAAAAAAGGAAACTCAATTCATTGTGGTGATAGTGATTGTATTGGTATTTTGATTATAAAGTCTGGAACAATACGTACATACATACTTTCAGATGAAGGGCGTGAGGTGACACTTTTCCGTCTTGATAATGGTGATGTATGTATCTTATCAGCATCATGCATTCTAAACACAATAACTTTTGATGTATATGTGGATGCTGAGACAGATTGCGATATTATACAAATTAGTTCTTCTGTTTTCTCAAAATTGTCTACAGAAAATATTCACGCAGAATTGTTCTCATATAAGCTAGCCACTGAACGTTTTTCTGATGTTATGTGGGCAATGCAACAAATCCTTTTTATGAGTTTTGATAAGCGTTTGGCATCTTTTTTAGTTGATGAAATAACTAAAAACAATAATACTACTATAAATATGACTCATGAGCAAATTGCTAAGTATATGGGAAGTGCTAGAGAAGTTGTGTCTAGAATGTTGAAATATTTTGCTAGAGAAGGTCTTGTATCTCTATCTCGTGGTGGTGTAAAAGTATTGGATAAAGATAGACTTCGTTCTTTAACATTATAA
- a CDS encoding RraA family protein yields the protein MTIGNRVYLKRDLPDKELVKRFSVLPAANVGDCMYRSSALSSEIKLMSSPKNKMCGVALTVKSRPGDNLMLHQALNIAQEGDVIILSNNGDRTQAIMGEIMYKYLADFKKVSGIVIDGPIRDIDVISKSSCPIYATGTTPGGPYKEGPGEVNVPISIGGIAVNPGDIILGDKDGVIVIPKNDAVDLIDKAEANAKQDHDKVVKASEGTANREWVNETLEKKGVQIIDDVYRV from the coding sequence ATGACAATAGGAAATAGAGTATATTTAAAAAGAGATTTACCAGATAAAGAACTTGTAAAAAGATTTAGTGTATTACCAGCAGCTAATGTAGGAGATTGTATGTATAGGTCAAGTGCATTAAGTTCAGAAATAAAGTTAATGTCTTCACCAAAAAACAAAATGTGTGGAGTTGCGTTAACAGTAAAATCAAGACCAGGAGATAATTTAATGCTTCATCAAGCTCTTAATATAGCTCAAGAAGGCGATGTAATAATACTATCTAATAATGGAGATAGAACACAAGCCATCATGGGAGAAATCATGTACAAATATCTTGCAGATTTCAAAAAAGTATCAGGAATTGTAATAGATGGTCCAATAAGAGATATTGATGTTATATCAAAGTCTAGTTGTCCAATATATGCTACAGGAACTACTCCAGGTGGCCCATATAAAGAAGGTCCTGGTGAAGTGAATGTACCTATATCTATAGGAGGAATTGCTGTTAATCCAGGAGATATAATATTAGGAGACAAAGATGGTGTAATCGTAATCCCTAAAAATGATGCAGTAGACCTTATTGATAAAGCAGAAGCAAATGCTAAACAAGACCATGATAAAGTGGTAAAGGCTTCTGAAGGAACTGCAAATAGAGAATGGGTAAATGAAACATTAGAAAAAAAAGGTGTACAAATTATAGATGATGTTTACAGAGTTTAG